In Romboutsia lituseburensis, a genomic segment contains:
- a CDS encoding pyrimidine-nucleoside phosphorylase encodes MRIYDIIKKKRDSQELTKAEIDFFVEKYSKGEIPDYQASALLMAIYLNKMNKQETVYLTEAMMKSGDVIDLSDIEGIKVDKHSTGGVGDKTTIALAPLVAACGAPVAKMSGRGLGHTGGTLDKLEAIPGFSIEMEAKKFIDSVNEHKIAVCGQTASIAVADKKMYALRDVTATVDNISLIAASIMCKKLASGANAILLDVKTGDGAFMKTLDDSFELAKAMVDIGCGMNRETIGMITDMDEPLGFAVGNSLEVIEAIETLKGNGPKDFVMLCETLGAYMLVLAKVAKDFDEGIEKIREAISSGKALEKLKVFIENQGGDKNIVDDYSLLPTASKIVEIKSPKSGYISKIEAEEVGVSAMILGAGRETKEDILDLSAGIILTKKVGDYVNEGDILAYMHLNKEEKLQQAKERFIAAYKIVNEKVEPKKLVYGVVTKDEIKKF; translated from the coding sequence ATGAGAATTTACGATATAATAAAGAAAAAAAGAGATAGTCAAGAATTAACTAAAGCTGAAATTGATTTTTTTGTTGAAAAATATTCAAAGGGAGAAATACCTGATTATCAAGCCTCTGCGTTGTTAATGGCTATATATTTAAATAAGATGAATAAGCAAGAAACAGTATACCTTACAGAGGCTATGATGAAGTCTGGTGATGTAATAGATTTATCAGATATAGAAGGAATAAAAGTAGACAAGCATAGTACTGGAGGAGTGGGAGATAAGACAACTATTGCATTAGCGCCTCTTGTAGCTGCCTGTGGAGCTCCTGTAGCAAAGATGTCTGGTAGAGGATTAGGGCATACTGGTGGAACATTAGATAAATTAGAAGCAATTCCAGGTTTTTCTATAGAAATGGAAGCGAAAAAGTTTATAGATTCTGTAAATGAACATAAAATTGCTGTATGTGGTCAAACAGCATCAATAGCTGTAGCTGATAAAAAAATGTATGCATTAAGAGATGTAACAGCAACTGTTGATAATATATCTCTTATAGCAGCAAGTATAATGTGTAAAAAATTAGCATCAGGGGCTAATGCTATATTACTAGATGTTAAAACTGGTGATGGTGCATTTATGAAAACTTTAGATGATTCATTTGAATTAGCTAAAGCAATGGTTGATATAGGTTGTGGAATGAACAGAGAAACTATAGGTATGATAACTGATATGGATGAACCGTTAGGATTTGCAGTAGGAAATTCATTAGAAGTAATAGAAGCAATAGAGACATTAAAAGGAAATGGTCCAAAAGATTTTGTTATGTTATGTGAAACATTAGGAGCATATATGTTAGTTTTAGCTAAAGTGGCAAAGGATTTTGATGAGGGTATAGAAAAAATTAGAGAAGCTATAAGTTCAGGAAAGGCATTAGAAAAATTAAAAGTATTTATAGAAAATCAAGGTGGAGACAAGAATATAGTTGATGATTACTCTTTATTACCGACTGCATCTAAAATAGTGGAAATAAAATCACCAAAGAGTGGTTATATAAGTAAGATAGAAGCTGAAGAAGTGGGAGTATCAGCGATGATATTAGGAGCAGGTAGAGAAACTAAAGAAGATATATTAGATTTATCAGCTGGTATAATACTTACTAAAAAAGTTGGAGATTATGTAAATGAAGGTGACATATTAGCATATATGCATTTAAATAAAGAAGAAAAATTACAGCAAGCTAAAGAAAGATTTATAGCCGCATATAAGATTGTTAACGAGAAAGTAGAACCTAAAAAATTAGTTTATGGGGTTGTAACTAAGGATGAAATAAAAAAATTCTAA
- a CDS encoding phosphopentomutase: protein MRRVIWIVIDSVGIGALPDSEKFGDTNVNTLGNIVKTYPDIKIPNLVNLGIGNIEGADFIEGTKAPIGTFGKCSELSQGKDTTTGHWEMTGVLVETPFKTFENGFPKEIIDEFESKTGRKVVGNKPASGTAILDEYGEHQMKTGDVIVYTSADSVFQIAAHEEIIPLEELYKMCEIAREIMMGDNAVARIIARPYIGEKVGSFSRTSNRRDYSLDPFEPTVLNNIKESNLDVIGVGKIEDIFNGQGITEAIHTHDNMDGVDQTINYMKQDNKGLIFANLVDFDSKYGHRRDTLGYKKALEEFDLRIPEIIENMRDEDILIINADHGNDPTYKGTDHTREYIPVIVYGKDVKEGLNLGIRDSFADIGATVADILNVKMPKHGKSFKTEIVK, encoded by the coding sequence ATGAGAAGAGTCATATGGATTGTAATTGATAGTGTTGGAATCGGGGCTTTACCTGATTCAGAAAAATTTGGAGATACTAATGTAAATACTCTAGGAAATATAGTAAAAACTTATCCTGACATAAAAATACCTAATTTAGTTAATTTAGGTATTGGAAACATAGAAGGAGCAGACTTTATAGAAGGAACTAAAGCTCCAATAGGTACTTTTGGAAAATGTAGTGAATTATCGCAAGGTAAAGACACAACTACTGGACATTGGGAAATGACTGGTGTATTAGTTGAAACACCATTTAAAACATTTGAAAATGGATTCCCGAAAGAAATAATAGATGAATTTGAATCTAAGACAGGTAGAAAAGTTGTAGGAAATAAACCTGCATCAGGTACAGCTATATTAGATGAGTATGGAGAACATCAAATGAAAACTGGTGATGTTATAGTTTATACATCAGCAGATAGTGTATTCCAAATAGCTGCACATGAAGAGATAATACCTTTAGAGGAATTATATAAAATGTGTGAAATAGCTAGAGAAATAATGATGGGAGATAATGCTGTTGCTAGAATAATAGCAAGACCTTATATAGGTGAGAAGGTAGGCTCTTTTAGCAGAACTTCTAATAGAAGAGATTATTCTTTAGACCCATTTGAACCAACAGTATTAAACAATATAAAAGAATCAAACTTAGATGTTATAGGTGTAGGTAAGATAGAAGACATATTTAATGGACAAGGAATTACAGAAGCAATACATACTCATGATAATATGGATGGTGTAGACCAAACTATAAATTATATGAAACAAGATAATAAAGGATTAATATTTGCTAACTTAGTAGATTTTGACTCAAAATATGGTCATAGAAGAGATACGCTAGGTTATAAAAAAGCTTTAGAAGAGTTTGATTTAAGAATACCTGAAATAATTGAGAACATGAGAGATGAAGATATACTTATAATAAATGCAGATCATGGTAACGATCCAACATATAAGGGAACAGATCATACTAGAGAGTACATACCTGTTATTGTATATGGAAAAGATGTAAAAGAAGGTCTAAATTTAGGAATAAGAGATAGCTTTGCTGATATAGGGGCAACTGTTGCTGATATATTAAATGTAAAAATGCCTAAACATGGAAAAAGTTTTAAGACAGAAATAGTTAAATAG
- a CDS encoding tyrosine-type recombinase/integrase, protein MEVVKEYISYLKDKKKLSQNTVSSYFIDIKKYTEYLFLKNINIDDVVENDIISYLIKLEKDNISVATISRMISSIKSFHDYLFLNHMSNNNPAKEIKKPKIEKNDLDILTEEEVEALLKFPKLNTPKQIRDKAIFEILYGTGIKVSELVEMNLDNVDLELDYIYCSSNKNQRIIPLSDITRLYLEKYIKESRTELAVEGENALFVSSLGQRFTRQGLWKLIKKHASLANIDKNINPSMLRHSFAIHLLNEGANIAVVSKILGNANLASLQSYLNHINKNMRREIKEKHPRK, encoded by the coding sequence ATGGAAGTTGTAAAGGAATATATAAGTTATTTAAAGGATAAAAAGAAGTTATCACAAAATACTGTTTCATCATATTTTATAGATATAAAAAAATACACCGAGTATTTATTTTTAAAAAATATAAATATAGATGACGTGGTCGAAAATGATATTATTAGTTACTTGATAAAGCTTGAAAAAGATAATATATCAGTAGCTACAATATCTAGAATGATATCTTCTATTAAATCTTTTCATGATTACTTATTTTTAAACCATATGAGCAATAATAATCCAGCTAAAGAAATAAAAAAGCCAAAAATAGAAAAAAATGATTTAGATATATTAACAGAGGAAGAAGTGGAGGCTTTATTAAAATTTCCTAAATTAAATACACCTAAGCAAATTAGAGATAAAGCTATATTTGAAATCTTATATGGTACAGGAATCAAAGTTTCAGAGCTTGTAGAAATGAATTTAGATAATGTAGACTTAGAGTTAGACTATATATATTGTAGTAGCAACAAAAATCAAAGAATTATTCCTCTTTCTGATATTACACGATTATACTTAGAAAAATATATAAAAGAGTCAAGAACTGAGTTAGCTGTTGAAGGTGAAAATGCACTTTTTGTAAGCTCTCTAGGGCAAAGGTTTACTAGACAAGGCTTATGGAAGCTAATAAAAAAACATGCTAGCTTAGCTAACATAGATAAAAACATAAACCCAAGTATGCTTAGACACTCATTTGCTATTCATCTATTAAATGAAGGGGCAAATATAGCTGTAGTTAGTAAAATATTAGGTAATGCAAACTTAGCTAGTTTACAGTCATACTTAAATCATATAAATAAAAATATGAGAAGAGAAATAAAAGAAAAGCATCCTAGAAAGTAG
- a CDS encoding NUDIX hydrolase, with translation MVVEEKTISSDRIYTGKVISVKVDTVEVENKGYQKREIVEHCGAVGIVAINEENEVILIKQFRKPIEKVIWEIPAGKLEPGENPKECAIRELKEETGYEAQNLRLIHKFYTSAGFSNQKIYIYLATGLKPGENKLDDDESLEMYSIDLEEVQSMIARNEIEDAKTAIGILLAKELI, from the coding sequence ATGGTAGTAGAAGAGAAGACTATTAGTAGTGATCGAATATACACTGGAAAGGTAATAAGTGTAAAAGTAGATACTGTTGAAGTTGAAAACAAAGGTTATCAAAAAAGAGAAATTGTAGAACATTGTGGTGCAGTAGGAATAGTTGCAATAAATGAGGAGAATGAGGTTATATTAATCAAGCAGTTTAGGAAACCAATAGAAAAAGTTATTTGGGAAATTCCAGCAGGAAAACTTGAGCCTGGGGAAAATCCTAAAGAATGTGCAATCAGAGAGCTAAAAGAAGAAACAGGATATGAAGCTCAAAATCTAAGATTAATACATAAGTTTTATACTTCTGCAGGATTCTCAAATCAAAAGATTTATATATACTTGGCAACAGGTCTTAAGCCTGGAGAAAATAAACTTGATGATGATGAAAGTTTAGAAATGTATAGTATAGACTTAGAGGAAGTACAGAGCATGATTGCAAGAAATGAAATAGAAGATGCTAAAACTGCGATAGGAATTTTATTAGCAAAAGAATTAATATAA
- a CDS encoding DUF3866 family protein — MISKRVGTVESIVDQSNGLDDIRVSLNGEIQRAYNYTKMTGKINVGDEVVLNTTAVELSLGTGGYHFVIANLNNLESNLTEGGHIMKLRYTPFQVKVDSVEEQESVYHEQIDGFESLENMPVVVGTLHSMLTPFVASYKKNNPNKKLVYIMTDGAALPIYLSKNVDTLKSKGLIDSTITIGNAFGGDYECINIYTALITAKEILDADCVFVSMGPGIAGTGTKYGFTGIEQGPILDAIKKLKGNPIAIPRISFSDKRDRHVGISHHSITVFKDIVNVDVNIPITNYEYEKLNLIKAQIDNNNLEKNHSITFINNDSTKEDLDYFGLKVRSMGRNYDQDKEFFDAASSAAYYVTEVCDGSRREDY; from the coding sequence ATGATAAGTAAAAGAGTAGGAACTGTAGAATCAATAGTAGACCAAAGTAATGGTTTAGATGATATAAGAGTTAGTTTAAATGGAGAAATACAAAGAGCTTACAATTATACAAAAATGACTGGAAAAATAAATGTGGGAGATGAGGTAGTTTTAAATACAACTGCTGTTGAGTTAAGTCTAGGAACAGGAGGCTATCACTTTGTAATAGCTAACTTAAATAATCTTGAATCAAACTTAACTGAAGGTGGTCATATAATGAAACTAAGGTATACTCCTTTTCAGGTTAAGGTAGATTCAGTTGAAGAGCAAGAAAGTGTGTATCATGAACAAATAGATGGATTTGAAAGTTTAGAAAATATGCCTGTAGTTGTTGGTACGCTTCACAGTATGTTAACGCCATTTGTAGCTTCTTATAAAAAAAATAATCCAAATAAAAAACTTGTATATATAATGACTGATGGGGCTGCTTTGCCAATTTATTTAAGTAAAAATGTAGATACCTTAAAATCAAAAGGATTAATAGATAGTACAATAACAATTGGAAATGCCTTTGGAGGCGATTATGAGTGCATAAATATATATACAGCATTAATAACTGCTAAAGAAATTTTAGATGCTGATTGTGTATTTGTTAGTATGGGGCCTGGAATTGCAGGAACAGGTACTAAATATGGATTTACAGGCATAGAACAAGGTCCAATCTTAGATGCCATAAAAAAACTTAAGGGGAATCCAATAGCAATACCTAGGATTAGTTTTTCTGATAAAAGGGACAGACATGTAGGTATATCACACCACAGTATAACTGTATTTAAGGATATTGTTAATGTAGATGTAAATATTCCAATAACTAATTATGAATATGAAAAATTAAATTTAATAAAAGCTCAAATAGATAATAATAATTTAGAAAAAAATCATAGTATAACATTCATAAACAATGACAGTACTAAAGAAGACTTAGATTATTTTGGATTAAAAGTTAGAAGTATGGGAAGAAACTATGACCAAGATAAAGAGTTCTTTGATGCAGCAAGTAGTGCAGCATATTATGTAACGGAGGTTTGTGATGGTAGTAGAAGAGAAGACTATTAG
- a CDS encoding stage II sporulation protein M: protein MRKTYRKNNFKELNKQIIIIGVIFIAFIILGTYLNKMWPSSQTSIIENVNPAVEYYSTKGGLKEAVISNLKSDTMFMASIGICTLLVITFPIVLIIFMLKGLSIGYTINSTILALKVKSIKMILIILFKNLIIIPGAIILTLISLNYFKEIIYELKKGKRENILFLCQRYALNAVIVLAITVGLQSILNMLSIGVIKFLVR, encoded by the coding sequence TTGAGAAAAACATATAGAAAAAATAATTTTAAAGAACTAAACAAACAGATAATAATTATTGGAGTTATATTTATAGCATTTATAATACTTGGGACATATTTAAATAAAATGTGGCCAAGTTCTCAAACTAGTATAATAGAAAATGTTAATCCAGCTGTCGAGTATTATAGTACTAAAGGTGGATTAAAAGAAGCTGTAATATCAAACTTAAAATCGGATACAATGTTTATGGCATCTATTGGTATATGTACATTATTAGTAATAACTTTTCCGATAGTATTAATAATATTTATGCTAAAAGGTCTATCAATAGGATATACTATAAATAGTACTATATTAGCATTAAAAGTTAAGTCTATAAAAATGATACTCATAATATTATTCAAAAATTTAATAATCATACCAGGTGCAATTATACTAACTTTAATTTCATTAAATTATTTTAAAGAAATTATTTATGAGTTGAAAAAAGGAAAAAGAGAGAATATACTATTTTTATGTCAAAGATATGCATTAAATGCAGTAATTGTACTAGCTATAACTGTTGGCTTACAATCAATATTAAATATGCTAAGTATAGGTGTTATTAAGTTCCTAGTCAGATAA
- a CDS encoding purine-nucleoside phosphorylase gives MKNMFDKVKESAEFIKGKSNIEPKIGLILGSGLGVLGDEIQNPVKIKYNDIPNFPVSTVEGHAGQLVIGTLQGKEVVAMQGRFHYYEGYSQQEITFPVRVMKALGVDTIVVTNAAGGANKEFKPGDLMVIKDHINLSGNNPLMGSNDERFGPRFPDMSTAYKQKYVDLVKDCAEKLNMTIQEGVYAFFSGPTYETPAEVRMAQILGADAVGMSTAPEVIVASHSGMNVVGISCITNMAAGILDQPLDHEEVIETTQKVKSEFLSLVKSVVENI, from the coding sequence ATGAAAAATATGTTTGATAAAGTAAAAGAAAGTGCAGAATTTATAAAAGGTAAAAGTAATATAGAACCTAAAATAGGGTTAATATTAGGATCAGGATTAGGTGTATTAGGGGATGAAATACAAAATCCTGTTAAAATAAAATATAATGACATACCAAACTTCCCAGTATCAACAGTAGAAGGACATGCAGGACAACTAGTAATAGGAACTTTACAAGGTAAAGAAGTTGTAGCTATGCAAGGTAGATTCCACTATTACGAAGGATATTCTCAACAAGAAATAACATTCCCAGTAAGAGTTATGAAAGCTTTAGGTGTTGATACAATAGTTGTAACAAATGCAGCAGGTGGTGCAAATAAAGAATTTAAACCAGGAGATTTAATGGTTATAAAAGACCATATAAATTTAAGTGGAAATAATCCGTTAATGGGATCTAATGATGAAAGATTTGGGCCAAGATTCCCAGATATGTCAACTGCATATAAGCAAAAATATGTTGATTTAGTAAAAGATTGTGCAGAAAAATTAAATATGACTATACAAGAAGGTGTATATGCATTCTTTAGTGGTCCTACATATGAGACTCCAGCAGAAGTTAGAATGGCTCAAATTTTAGGTGCTGATGCAGTTGGTATGTCAACAGCTCCAGAAGTTATAGTAGCATCTCACTCAGGTATGAATGTTGTAGGTATATCTTGTATAACAAACATGGCAGCTGGTATATTAGATCAACCACTTGATCATGAAGAAGTTATAGAAACTACTCAAAAAGTTAAAAGTGAATTTTTAAGTTTAGTAAAAAGTGTAGTTGAAAACATATAA